One Granulicella sp. 5B5 DNA window includes the following coding sequences:
- a CDS encoding EamA family transporter — MSKSTRVLLAFGSVYLFWGSTYIAIHVAGEQLPVPVVSATRSLISAGLIAVISLARGKSLWVPKDEIWKLILVGILFMSFNNMGLTWGEKMVPTGFASLLISTVAIMIAVLEMLTGGEALNKRGWAGTLLGTMGIGVLVWPSLHAQLTHSAGAASGSRVGFGTLVTLGAAFAFAVGSVLSRRFHFKADTFVATGWQIGAGGVFNALLALATGGYRRAVWTPHGVESIVYLSIFGSLCGLVAFTYLLQNVAVTKVATYAFVNPVIAVMLGVVILHERLAPAELGGMAVIVCAVAMVIYSRVDRSKSEELAAEIVGNAGEAVE; from the coding sequence ATGTCAAAATCTACACGCGTGCTGCTGGCGTTCGGCAGCGTGTATCTGTTCTGGGGCTCGACGTATATTGCGATCCACGTGGCAGGCGAGCAGCTGCCGGTGCCGGTGGTTTCGGCGACGCGTTCGCTGATCTCGGCGGGGTTGATTGCGGTGATCTCGCTGGCGCGCGGCAAGAGCCTGTGGGTGCCGAAGGATGAGATCTGGAAGCTGATCCTGGTGGGCATCCTGTTCATGAGCTTCAACAACATGGGGCTGACGTGGGGCGAGAAGATGGTGCCGACCGGGTTCGCGTCGCTGCTGATCTCGACCGTGGCGATCATGATTGCGGTGCTGGAGATGCTGACAGGCGGCGAGGCGCTGAACAAGCGCGGCTGGGCGGGAACGCTGCTGGGGACGATGGGAATTGGTGTGCTGGTGTGGCCGTCGCTGCATGCGCAGCTGACGCACAGCGCGGGTGCTGCAAGCGGCAGCCGCGTGGGGTTTGGCACACTGGTGACTCTGGGAGCGGCGTTTGCGTTTGCCGTGGGCAGCGTGTTGAGCCGGAGGTTCCACTTCAAGGCGGACACGTTCGTCGCGACAGGCTGGCAGATCGGCGCGGGCGGTGTGTTCAATGCGCTGCTCGCGCTGGCAACGGGCGGCTATCGTCGCGCCGTATGGACGCCGCATGGTGTGGAGTCGATCGTGTACCTCTCGATTTTTGGATCGCTGTGTGGGCTGGTGGCGTTTACCTACCTGCTGCAGAACGTGGCGGTGACGAAGGTGGCGACCTATGCGTTTGTGAACCCGGTGATCGCGGTCATGCTGGGTGTGGTGATTCTGCATGAGCGACTGGCGCCGGCGGAGCTGGGCGGGATGGCCGTGATTGTGTGTGCAGTAGCGATGGTGATCTACAGCCGCGTAGATAGAAGCAAGAGTGAGGAACTGGCCGCGGAGATTGTCGGCAACGCAGGTGAGGCTGTGGAGTAG
- the tsaD gene encoding tRNA (adenosine(37)-N6)-threonylcarbamoyltransferase complex transferase subunit TsaD encodes MPDTLILGIESSCDETSASVLRNGTEVLSNVVASQLIHADYGGVVPELASREHLRAIVPIVREALQRAGVSYADLAAIAVTEGPGLAGALLVGITFAKSLAFGLNKPLIAVNHLEGHIHAVLMETTFADASPLLALVVSGGHTHLYLATREHDTWHYRNVGKTLDDAAGEAYDKVAKLLGLPYPGGPWMDALAAHGTADTTLFPFAQIKQKATGNTAPKLARESTEAREDTRFDMSFSGIKTAVRRYVELHHMRNQIAAREAALREMGLHKAKPDQANIARALPHFDAHTLNLIASFQNAVIKNLARSTFQAAEHYGACGILVSGGVAANSHLRTIFTSMASVAKLPIAFPTLALSTDNAAMIAAAAWPKFLAGTFAASTLEPTPQLRLG; translated from the coding sequence GTGCCTGACACACTCATCCTCGGCATCGAAAGCTCCTGCGACGAGACCTCCGCCTCGGTCCTCCGCAACGGCACCGAGGTCCTCTCGAACGTCGTCGCCAGCCAGCTCATCCACGCCGACTACGGCGGGGTCGTCCCCGAGCTCGCCAGCCGCGAGCACCTCCGCGCCATCGTCCCCATCGTCCGCGAGGCCTTGCAACGCGCCGGCGTCTCCTACGCGGATCTGGCCGCTATCGCCGTCACCGAAGGCCCCGGCCTCGCCGGAGCCCTGCTGGTCGGCATCACCTTCGCCAAGTCCCTCGCCTTCGGACTCAACAAGCCACTCATCGCTGTCAACCATCTCGAAGGCCACATCCACGCCGTCCTGATGGAGACCACCTTCGCCGACGCCTCACCCCTGCTCGCCCTCGTCGTCAGCGGAGGCCACACGCACCTCTACCTTGCCACGCGCGAGCACGATACCTGGCACTATCGCAACGTCGGCAAGACCCTCGACGATGCCGCAGGCGAGGCCTACGACAAGGTCGCCAAACTCCTCGGCCTGCCCTACCCCGGCGGCCCCTGGATGGACGCCCTCGCCGCCCACGGCACCGCCGACACCACGCTCTTTCCCTTCGCGCAGATCAAGCAAAAGGCCACCGGTAACACCGCTCCCAAGCTGGCCCGCGAGTCCACCGAAGCCCGCGAAGACACGCGCTTCGACATGTCCTTCTCCGGCATCAAGACCGCCGTCCGCCGCTACGTCGAGCTCCACCACATGCGCAACCAGATCGCTGCCCGTGAAGCTGCCCTGCGCGAGATGGGCCTACACAAAGCCAAGCCCGACCAAGCCAATATCGCCCGCGCTCTGCCGCACTTCGACGCGCACACCCTCAACCTGATTGCCAGCTTCCAGAACGCCGTCATCAAGAACCTCGCCCGCTCCACCTTCCAGGCAGCCGAGCACTACGGCGCGTGCGGTATCCTGGTCAGCGGCGGTGTCGCCGCCAACAGCCATCTGCGTACGATCTTCACCAGCATGGCGAGCGTCGCGAAGCTCCCCATCGCCTTCCCCACGCTGGCGCTCTCCACCGACAACGCCGCGATGATCGCCGCCGCCGCCTGGCCCAAGTTCCTCGCCGGAACCTTCGCCGCCAGCACCCTCGAACCCACTCCGCAGCTCCGCCTCGGCTGA
- a CDS encoding cupin domain-containing protein — MRRVWCAVLLVACAVQAQQAREPAPVGTDARAVEIIRELKLTVLPKESGYLGIIGVSPQTVTVSGQTLAVQSQNYYMLTRERPINYLHRLEPADTHVLIEGGPVDYYIFHPDGRVEKQTLGMDLTKGERPVVAVPPGCWKALVLRKGASYALMANALSPEFTADRVRIGEDDAWVKRFAGKAEWATPRFLRELIGPNWQ, encoded by the coding sequence ATGAGGCGAGTCTGGTGTGCGGTGTTGCTGGTGGCGTGTGCCGTGCAGGCGCAGCAGGCGCGTGAGCCTGCTCCGGTCGGGACAGATGCGCGGGCGGTGGAGATCATCCGCGAGCTGAAGCTGACGGTGCTGCCGAAGGAGTCGGGGTATCTGGGGATTATTGGGGTGAGTCCGCAGACGGTGACTGTAAGTGGCCAGACGCTGGCGGTGCAGAGCCAGAACTACTACATGCTCACGCGCGAGCGGCCGATCAACTACCTGCACAGGCTGGAGCCCGCGGACACGCATGTGCTGATCGAGGGCGGCCCGGTGGACTACTACATCTTCCATCCGGATGGGCGCGTGGAGAAGCAGACGCTGGGGATGGACCTGACGAAGGGCGAGCGGCCGGTGGTGGCTGTGCCTCCGGGATGCTGGAAGGCGCTGGTGCTGCGCAAAGGCGCGAGCTATGCGTTGATGGCGAACGCGCTTTCGCCGGAGTTTACGGCGGACCGCGTGAGGATCGGCGAAGACGATGCGTGGGTGAAGCGGTTTGCGGGCAAGGCGGAGTGGGCTACGCCGAGGTTTCTGCGCGAGCTGATCGGGCCGAACTGGCAGTAG
- the cysS gene encoding cysteine--tRNA ligase, producing the protein MALELFNTLTGKVEPLFASDGKALRFYCCGPTVYDYGHIGNFRTFLHVDVLRRAIKLHDIGVHHVMNITDVDDKIIRNAAAAGKPIGEYSSKYERAFFEDMNALGCETPEDIARATEHIPEMVELIQRLAAEDIAYQTEDGSWYFRIARFPAYGQLSGKDLEGIQDGARIDSDEYEKDSARDFALWKSAKPGETSWDTAIGNGRPGWHIECSAMALRYLGDSFDLHAGGEDLMFPHHENEIAQSEACTHVQFARHWFHVRFLLVEGRKMSKSEGNFYTLRDLLLKGYRASAIRFLLLSVPYRQQLNFTFEGLAAETAAVDRLRTFQARVRDGKWLDTASDPELATIIRKSDEGFVAALANDLNTAEARAAIFDLLRAVNTSADQNKLTRADAEATLAVLAKFDSIFSVLEDHDAELTRAALAWAEAEGRMAEVAPEVLEAFGSSSLSDAAIDALVAERTLAKKQRNFARADAIRNELLEKGILLEDSKDGVRWKRK; encoded by the coding sequence GTGGCCCTGGAACTCTTCAACACACTCACTGGAAAGGTCGAGCCGCTCTTTGCCTCCGACGGCAAGGCGCTGCGCTTCTACTGCTGCGGCCCCACCGTCTACGACTACGGCCACATCGGCAACTTCCGCACTTTCCTGCATGTGGATGTGCTGCGCCGCGCCATCAAGCTGCACGACATCGGTGTTCACCACGTCATGAACATCACTGACGTGGACGACAAGATCATCCGCAACGCCGCCGCCGCCGGCAAGCCCATCGGTGAGTACTCATCCAAATACGAGCGCGCCTTCTTCGAGGACATGAATGCGCTCGGCTGCGAGACGCCCGAAGACATCGCCCGCGCCACCGAGCACATCCCCGAGATGGTCGAGCTCATCCAGCGCCTCGCCGCCGAAGACATCGCCTACCAGACCGAGGACGGCAGCTGGTACTTTCGCATCGCCCGCTTCCCCGCCTACGGCCAGCTCTCCGGCAAAGACCTCGAAGGCATCCAGGACGGCGCGCGCATCGACTCCGACGAGTACGAAAAGGACTCCGCCCGCGACTTCGCCCTCTGGAAGTCCGCCAAACCCGGCGAGACCTCGTGGGACACCGCCATCGGCAACGGCCGCCCCGGCTGGCACATCGAGTGCTCCGCCATGGCGCTGCGCTACCTCGGCGACAGCTTCGACCTCCACGCCGGCGGCGAAGACCTCATGTTCCCGCACCACGAGAACGAGATCGCGCAGTCGGAAGCCTGCACCCATGTACAGTTCGCGCGCCACTGGTTCCACGTGCGCTTCCTGCTCGTCGAAGGCAGGAAGATGTCCAAGTCCGAGGGCAACTTCTACACCCTTCGCGACTTGCTGCTGAAGGGCTACCGCGCCTCGGCCATCCGCTTCCTCCTGCTCAGCGTGCCTTACCGCCAGCAGCTCAACTTCACCTTCGAAGGCCTCGCCGCCGAAACCGCCGCCGTCGACCGCCTCCGCACCTTCCAGGCCCGCGTTCGCGATGGCAAGTGGCTCGACACAGCATCCGATCCTGAGCTTGCCACTATCATTCGCAAGTCGGACGAAGGCTTCGTTGCCGCGCTCGCCAACGACCTCAACACTGCAGAAGCCCGCGCTGCAATCTTCGACCTGCTCCGCGCCGTCAACACTTCTGCGGACCAGAACAAGCTCACCCGCGCTGACGCAGAAGCAACGCTCGCCGTACTCGCTAAGTTCGACAGCATCTTTTCCGTACTCGAAGACCACGACGCCGAGCTGACCCGCGCCGCGCTCGCCTGGGCGGAGGCCGAAGGCCGCATGGCCGAGGTCGCACCCGAAGTCCTCGAAGCCTTCGGCAGCAGCAGCCTCTCCGACGCTGCCATCGACGCCCTCGTCGCCGAGCGCACACTGGCCAAGAAGCAGCGCAACTTCGCCCGCGCCGACGCCATCCGCAACGAGCTCCTCGAAAAAGGCATCCTCCTCGAAGACTCCAAAGACGGCGTCCGCTGGAAGCGCAAGTAG
- a CDS encoding site-2 protease family protein, whose amino-acid sequence MPISYALVIFELAVMVLSLSLHDCAQAWMANRLGDPTARMMGRISMNPAQHYDLLGTIIFPLIYAYLEPPFIIGWSKPVPMTSRNFRNPRRDENIALLAGPAAQFLLATVALVVLIIIRHANPALTNSIATAALLARHDLTVGTDGLPGIFPLILFLYFCILVNLLLFVFNLVPFPYFDGGKILMNYLPYEMAKSYERFGLLFMFLFFFVGFGIVMLFFAPFFNIFNHLLFTL is encoded by the coding sequence ATGCCGATTAGCTACGCTCTGGTCATCTTCGAGCTCGCCGTCATGGTGCTCTCCCTCTCGCTGCACGACTGCGCCCAGGCCTGGATGGCCAACCGCCTCGGCGACCCCACCGCGCGCATGATGGGCCGCATCTCCATGAACCCCGCGCAGCACTATGACCTTCTCGGCACCATCATCTTCCCGCTCATCTACGCCTACCTTGAGCCCCCTTTTATCATCGGCTGGTCTAAGCCCGTCCCCATGACCTCCCGCAACTTCCGCAACCCGCGCCGCGATGAAAACATCGCCCTGCTCGCCGGCCCCGCCGCCCAGTTTCTCCTCGCCACCGTGGCGCTTGTCGTCCTCATCATCATCCGCCACGCCAACCCCGCGCTGACAAACTCCATCGCAACCGCCGCACTCCTCGCCCGTCACGACCTCACCGTAGGCACCGACGGCCTGCCCGGCATCTTCCCGCTCATCCTCTTTCTTTACTTCTGCATCCTCGTCAACCTTCTGCTCTTCGTCTTCAACCTCGTCCCCTTCCCCTACTTCGACGGCGGCAAGATCCTCATGAACTATCTCCCCTACGAGATGGCCAAATCCTACGAGCGCTTCGGCCTGCTCTTCATGTTCCTCTTCTTCTTCGTCGGCTTCGGCATCGTCATGCTCTTCTTCGCGCCGTTCTTCAACATCTTCAACCACCTCCTCTTCACGCTTTAG
- a CDS encoding segregation/condensation protein A: MPEETNLDKTSSQEETVLLSEASPSSHEAQSKDPGAPSPADAVDAISTSEPAATDAEENAAPAASRKPFVLEHPPTPPAPDPKSVRERKDRDKTKDEASQSPFSITVGKVYDGPMDLLLDLIRKQNIDIYDIPIARITEQFLEYTHHLKQTDVDAAGEFIYTASLLIHIKSKTLLPRDPSDVTGADAEDPRRELVERLLEHERFKAAAQMLQQKQLVEDASWTQPGLKSFLKDQGIVSADDEREIDADTVDLVRVFQDILERLRNRPIHSIDEDSVTVAQMIQFVKQRLLMEDRPISLRRMLANTKSERALICTFLAMLELVRLQAILLRQAVGLGDILVKKSDNFEQVIADQAAIRDDWS, from the coding sequence ATGCCCGAAGAAACCAACCTCGACAAAACGTCTTCTCAAGAAGAGACTGTCCTCCTGAGCGAAGCCTCACCGTCTTCTCACGAGGCGCAGTCGAAGGACCCCGGCGCTCCCAGCCCTGCCGATGCAGTTGACGCCATTTCAACCTCGGAACCCGCAGCCACGGACGCTGAAGAGAACGCCGCGCCCGCTGCCTCGCGCAAGCCCTTCGTGCTCGAACACCCGCCCACACCGCCCGCGCCCGATCCCAAATCCGTCCGCGAGCGCAAAGACCGCGACAAGACCAAGGACGAGGCCAGCCAGTCGCCCTTTTCCATCACCGTCGGCAAGGTCTACGACGGCCCCATGGACCTTCTGCTCGACCTCATCCGCAAGCAGAACATCGACATCTACGACATCCCCATCGCCCGCATCACCGAGCAGTTTCTCGAGTACACGCACCACCTCAAGCAGACCGACGTCGACGCCGCCGGCGAGTTCATCTACACCGCCTCGCTGCTCATCCACATCAAGTCCAAGACTCTGCTCCCGCGCGACCCCTCCGACGTCACTGGCGCCGATGCCGAAGACCCGCGCCGCGAACTCGTCGAGCGCCTCCTCGAGCACGAGCGCTTCAAGGCCGCCGCCCAGATGCTCCAGCAAAAGCAGCTCGTCGAAGACGCCTCCTGGACGCAACCCGGCCTCAAGAGCTTCCTCAAGGACCAGGGCATCGTCTCCGCCGACGACGAGCGCGAGATCGACGCCGACACCGTCGACCTCGTCCGTGTCTTCCAGGACATCCTCGAGCGCCTGCGCAACCGCCCCATCCACTCCATCGACGAAGATTCAGTGACGGTGGCGCAGATGATTCAGTTCGTCAAACAGCGCCTGCTCATGGAAGACCGCCCCATCAGCCTGCGCCGCATGTTGGCCAACACCAAGTCCGAGCGCGCGCTCATCTGCACCTTCTTAGCGATGCTCGAACTCGTGCGGCTACAGGCCATCCTGCTCCGTCAGGCCGTCGGCCTCGGCGATATCCTCGTCAAAAAATCCGATAACTTCGAGCAGGTCATCGCCGACCAGGCTGCCATCCGCGACGACTGGAGCTAA
- a CDS encoding LysR substrate-binding domain-containing protein — translation MELKHLKSFLAVAERLSFIRAAEHLHLSQPALSAQIQNLEEELGVKLLYRTRRVVRLTPEGEIFIEEARATLARAERAIQRVQKASRGEVGQLRIAFVSSAALEIVPHIVTLARRKLPEVSLDIRNMRTSLQLQSFRDNAIDVGFLRLPLQDDSLRLQVIHREPFVIVLPASHPLARRDRIKLADLRSELFVAYGRHWAPGFFDAIIRLCTDAGFSPNIVQETGEMYTATALVAAGVGVAILPRSIVLSQRQDIAIKPISPKLAVSEIAIATRKDRDTPMLRAFLAIATSCSRL, via the coding sequence ATGGAACTCAAGCACCTCAAATCCTTCCTCGCCGTCGCCGAACGCCTTAGCTTCATCCGCGCCGCCGAGCACCTGCACCTCTCGCAGCCCGCGCTCAGCGCCCAGATCCAGAACCTCGAAGAAGAGCTTGGCGTAAAGCTGCTCTACCGCACACGCCGCGTCGTGCGCCTCACGCCCGAAGGCGAGATCTTCATCGAAGAGGCCCGCGCCACACTCGCCCGCGCCGAACGTGCCATCCAGCGCGTACAAAAAGCCTCCCGCGGCGAAGTCGGCCAGCTCCGCATCGCCTTCGTCTCCTCCGCGGCGCTGGAGATCGTTCCCCACATCGTCACCCTCGCACGCCGCAAGCTGCCCGAGGTCTCACTCGACATCCGCAACATGCGCACCTCGCTCCAGCTGCAGAGCTTCCGCGATAACGCCATCGACGTCGGCTTCCTCCGCCTCCCGTTGCAGGACGACTCCCTCCGCCTGCAGGTCATCCACCGCGAACCCTTCGTCATCGTGCTCCCCGCATCGCACCCACTCGCTCGCCGTGACCGCATCAAACTCGCCGACCTCCGCAGCGAGCTCTTCGTCGCCTACGGCCGTCACTGGGCTCCCGGCTTCTTCGACGCCATCATCCGCCTCTGCACCGACGCAGGTTTCTCACCCAACATCGTCCAGGAGACCGGCGAGATGTATACCGCCACCGCACTCGTCGCCGCCGGTGTGGGCGTCGCCATCCTCCCGCGCTCCATCGTGCTCTCCCAGCGCCAAGACATTGCCATCAAACCCATCTCTCCCAAACTGGCGGTCTCCGAAATCGCCATCGCCACCCGCAAAGACCGCGACACACCCATGCTCCGCGCCTTCCTCGCCATCGCCACAAGCTGCTCCCGCCTCTAG
- the trpS gene encoding tryptophan--tRNA ligase codes for MSPTHPRSVPRPRVLSGMRPTGRLHLGNYMGALHNWVNLQQDYDCYFFIADLHALTTDYADPSLLQQNLQDVALDFLAAGLDPGRCVIFKQSEVMHHAQLHLLFSMFTPLGWLERVPTYKDQQEQLREKDLATYGFLGYPLLQAADILLYKPDFVPVGADQVAHVELTREVARRFNSLYPGDFYTSPDAASWEMPAILEKARKLAGEPKTSTRTNFSHAQMFEAASQTKKLSPFGRLEILPEPQVLLTPSPKLPGLDGRKMSKSYGNTIMLADSEAEIRAKLKVMVTDPARIRRDDPGNPDICPVFDLHKVFSTEAVQQEAAAGCRSASIGCIECKSWVADAIVEKIAPMQERRNDLERRPSVVKDVLANGKDRAIKRASQTLDEVQTAMGLS; via the coding sequence ATGAGCCCGACCCACCCACGTTCCGTACCTCGTCCTCGCGTCCTCTCCGGCATGCGGCCCACCGGCCGCCTGCATCTCGGCAACTATATGGGCGCGCTCCATAACTGGGTGAACCTCCAGCAGGACTACGACTGCTACTTCTTCATCGCCGACCTCCACGCGCTCACCACCGACTACGCCGACCCCTCGCTCCTGCAGCAGAACCTGCAGGATGTCGCGCTCGACTTCCTCGCCGCCGGCCTCGATCCCGGCCGCTGCGTCATCTTCAAGCAGTCCGAGGTCATGCACCACGCGCAGCTCCATCTCCTCTTCAGCATGTTCACGCCACTCGGCTGGCTGGAGCGCGTGCCCACCTACAAGGACCAGCAGGAGCAGCTCCGCGAAAAGGACCTCGCCACCTACGGCTTCCTCGGCTATCCACTTCTTCAGGCCGCCGACATCCTGCTCTACAAGCCCGACTTCGTCCCCGTCGGCGCCGACCAGGTCGCGCACGTCGAGCTCACCCGCGAGGTCGCCCGCCGCTTCAACAGTCTCTATCCCGGCGACTTCTACACCTCGCCCGACGCCGCGTCATGGGAGATGCCCGCCATCCTCGAGAAGGCGCGCAAGCTCGCCGGCGAACCGAAAACCTCCACGCGCACCAACTTCTCGCACGCGCAGATGTTCGAGGCCGCCTCGCAGACCAAAAAGCTTTCACCCTTTGGCCGCCTCGAAATCCTCCCCGAGCCACAGGTGCTTCTCACACCTTCGCCCAAGCTCCCCGGCCTCGATGGCCGCAAGATGTCCAAGAGCTACGGCAACACCATCATGCTCGCCGACTCCGAAGCCGAGATCCGCGCCAAGCTCAAGGTCATGGTCACCGACCCCGCGCGCATCCGCCGCGACGACCCCGGCAACCCCGACATCTGCCCCGTCTTCGATCTCCACAAAGTCTTCTCTACCGAAGCTGTTCAGCAGGAAGCAGCCGCCGGCTGCCGCAGCGCCAGCATCGGCTGCATCGAATGCAAGAGCTGGGTCGCCGACGCCATCGTAGAAAAAATCGCCCCCATGCAGGAGCGCCGCAACGATCTCGAACGGCGGCCCTCTGTCGTCAAAGATGTCCTCGCCAACGGCAAGGACCGCGCCATCAAGCGCGCCAGCCAGACGCTCGACGAAGTCCAGACCGCAATGGGGCTCAGCTAA
- a CDS encoding cupin domain-containing protein — protein MSSILEQDQTEAPTDPSRRRFLGRTSLTLAAAIGGAAVAHAQQRSQIHAGEADHSSSNPGQENAALLAENPNSNTPPETDFGDIGPIWYSFDLARKRVEEGGWTHQVTQRELPPSKDIAGVNMRLTAGSFRELHWHTADEWAYMLYGNARVTVLNPDGTIFIDDVSQGDLWFFPAGYPHSIQGLGPDGCEFLLVFDEGGFSEDGTFLVSEWLAHTPDEVITKNSNLDAAAIAKLPKRELYIFPSDLPDTLAADRAEVGGSSVASKQQYTFKMRSMEPTRADSGGEVRVVDSHNFPVSKSIAAGLVILKPGAIRELHWHPNASEWQFYLAGKGRMTVFMPPGRARTMDFNANDVGYVPAVAGHYIENTGTEDLIFLELFKADTFQDFSLNNWLRRLPTQMVTAHTNLTAEEIRRIPTEKQEIIGR, from the coding sequence ATGAGCAGCATCCTCGAGCAAGATCAAACCGAAGCCCCCACAGACCCCTCACGCCGCCGCTTCCTCGGCCGCACCTCCCTTACCCTTGCCGCCGCCATCGGCGGAGCCGCCGTCGCCCACGCGCAGCAGCGCTCGCAGATCCACGCCGGTGAAGCCGACCACTCCAGCAGCAACCCCGGTCAGGAAAACGCCGCACTCCTCGCCGAAAATCCCAACTCCAACACCCCGCCCGAGACCGACTTCGGCGACATCGGCCCCATCTGGTACTCCTTCGACCTCGCCCGCAAGCGCGTCGAAGAAGGAGGCTGGACGCATCAGGTCACCCAGCGCGAGCTCCCACCCTCCAAGGACATCGCGGGCGTCAACATGCGTCTCACCGCCGGCAGCTTCCGCGAACTCCACTGGCACACCGCCGACGAGTGGGCCTACATGCTCTACGGCAACGCTCGCGTCACCGTCCTCAACCCTGACGGCACCATCTTCATCGACGACGTCTCCCAGGGCGATCTCTGGTTCTTCCCCGCCGGCTACCCGCACTCCATCCAGGGCCTCGGCCCCGACGGCTGCGAGTTCCTCCTCGTCTTCGACGAAGGCGGCTTCTCCGAGGACGGTACCTTCCTCGTCTCCGAGTGGCTCGCCCACACCCCCGACGAAGTCATCACGAAAAACTCCAACCTCGACGCCGCCGCCATCGCAAAACTCCCCAAGCGCGAGCTCTACATCTTCCCCTCGGACCTCCCCGACACGCTCGCCGCGGACCGCGCTGAAGTCGGTGGCTCCAGCGTCGCCTCCAAACAGCAGTACACCTTCAAGATGCGTTCGATGGAGCCAACCCGCGCCGATAGCGGTGGCGAGGTCCGCGTCGTCGACTCGCATAACTTCCCCGTCTCCAAGAGCATCGCCGCCGGCCTCGTCATCCTCAAGCCTGGCGCCATCCGCGAGCTCCACTGGCACCCCAACGCCAGTGAGTGGCAGTTCTACCTCGCCGGCAAAGGCCGCATGACCGTCTTCATGCCGCCCGGCCGCGCCCGCACCATGGACTTCAACGCCAACGACGTCGGCTACGTCCCCGCCGTCGCCGGCCACTACATCGAAAACACCGGCACCGAAGACCTCATCTTCCTCGAGCTCTTCAAGGCCGACACCTTCCAGG
- a CDS encoding CCA tRNA nucleotidyltransferase produces the protein MARLSDPRYEAALHVAMRLRELGHAAYFAGGCVRDMLLGVVPQDFDVATDATPERVMAAFPRTEAVGAHFGVVLVIEKVDDVRVATEVATFRHDGAYSDGRRPDAVRFSMDPREDVLRRDFTINGLLLDAVAYESGDPLETCVLDYVGGRSDLDEGLVRAIGEPKLRFAEDKLRMLRAVRFAARLGFEIEPRTLHAIQAQAGEIHVVSAERVRDELTKILTEGHARRGFELLDECGLLRQILPEIVKLKGVEQPPQYHPEGDVWVHTMLLLEHLRADEPGLKPDLSEGEDSGLKPTSPSGVSPTLAWGMLLHDVGKPATFTAPDPKKPHDRIRFNGHVEVGVAVARTILNRLRFSNEECDQILALVQHHMQFGDVMKMKQSTLKRFLRLPKFAEHLALHRADVLSSNKNLELYEFAKSKLDELGEEAIRPKLLLTGADLIAAGYKPGPGFKEMLTLAEDAQLEGAVTTRDEALTLVRARFP, from the coding sequence ATGGCGAGGTTGAGCGATCCACGATATGAGGCGGCGCTGCATGTGGCGATGCGGCTGCGGGAGTTGGGGCATGCTGCTTACTTTGCCGGTGGGTGTGTGCGCGACATGCTGCTGGGTGTTGTGCCGCAGGATTTTGACGTGGCGACGGATGCGACGCCGGAGCGGGTGATGGCGGCGTTTCCTCGGACGGAGGCTGTGGGGGCGCACTTTGGTGTGGTGCTGGTGATCGAGAAGGTAGATGATGTGCGAGTTGCGACCGAGGTAGCGACGTTTCGGCATGATGGTGCGTACTCGGATGGGCGCAGGCCGGATGCCGTGCGATTTTCGATGGACCCGCGTGAGGATGTGCTGAGGCGCGACTTCACCATCAACGGGCTGCTGCTGGATGCGGTCGCGTATGAGAGTGGAGACCCACTCGAGACCTGTGTGCTGGATTACGTGGGCGGGCGCAGCGATTTGGATGAGGGGTTGGTGCGGGCGATTGGCGAGCCGAAGCTGCGCTTCGCCGAGGACAAGCTGCGGATGCTGCGTGCGGTGCGGTTTGCGGCACGGCTGGGGTTCGAGATTGAGCCGCGGACGCTGCATGCCATCCAGGCGCAGGCTGGAGAGATTCATGTTGTGTCTGCTGAGCGTGTTCGCGATGAGCTGACGAAGATCCTGACCGAAGGCCATGCGCGGCGCGGGTTTGAGCTGCTGGACGAGTGCGGGCTGCTGCGGCAGATTTTGCCGGAGATCGTGAAGCTGAAGGGTGTGGAGCAGCCTCCGCAGTACCATCCGGAGGGCGATGTCTGGGTGCACACGATGCTGCTGCTGGAGCATCTGCGGGCCGATGAACCGGGGCTAAAGCCCGATCTTTCCGAGGGCGAGGACAGTGGGCTGAAGCCCACTTCTCCCTCCGGAGTCAGTCCCACACTTGCGTGGGGGATGCTGTTGCATGATGTCGGTAAGCCGGCGACGTTTACCGCGCCGGACCCGAAGAAGCCGCATGATCGCATCCGGTTCAACGGGCATGTCGAGGTTGGCGTTGCCGTCGCGCGGACGATCCTGAACCGGCTGCGGTTCAGCAATGAGGAGTGCGATCAGATTCTCGCGCTGGTGCAGCACCACATGCAGTTTGGCGACGTGATGAAGATGAAGCAGTCGACGCTGAAGCGGTTTCTGCGGCTGCCGAAGTTTGCGGAGCACCTGGCGCTGCATCGCGCGGATGTGCTGAGCTCGAATAAGAACCTGGAGCTGTATGAGTTCGCCAAAAGCAAGCTCGACGAACTGGGCGAAGAGGCGATCCGGCCGAAGCTACTGCTGACCGGAGCGGACCTGATCGCCGCGGGGTACAAGCCGGGGCCGGGGTTCAAGGAGATGCTGACTCTGGCCGAGGATGCTCAGTTGGAGGGCGCGGTGACGACCCGGGATGAGGCGCTGACGCTGGTGCGGGCACGTTTCCCTTGA